A window of Candidatus Binatia bacterium genomic DNA:
GTGTCAGCGAACCCGCAGGTCGGCGCGCCAAACTCGCAAAGGAAGGATTCGTCGGCTGGCGCAGCCTCGATCGTCGGTTCAAGGCTTTTCTCGGGGTCATCGTCCTTTTCACTCTCGGCAATTCCAGCGACGCCTTCCTGATGCTACGCGCCCAAACGGTCGGACTCTCGACAACGGAAATTTTTCTTTTACTGGCTGCTTTCAACTTGGTGGTTTCACTCTCCTCGTTTCCAGCCGGAATTCTCTCTGATCGTCTCGGCCGTCGCAAGCTCATCATCTGCGGCTGGCTGATCTATGCTTTGATTTATTTTGGCTTCGGCGCGGCCGCGACGGCGTGGCAGGTTGTGGCGCTCTACGTTCTGTACGGACTCTACCACGGCGCGTTCCAGGGAGCGGCGAGCGCTCTGGTGGCGGACCTCGTTCCGCCGGAGCGCCGGGGAACCGCCTACGGTCTTTTCAACGGCGCGATCGGCGTCGCTGTTTTCCCCGCGAGCTTTGTCGCCGGGCTCTTGTGGCAATGGTTCGGCCCGGCGGCGCCTTTCTATTTCGGCGCGGTTCTGGCGTGCGCGTCTTCGTGTCTTTTCCTATTGATTCCGGAAAAAAGGTAAAGAAAATAGGTCGAAGCGTTTGCGAGGTTCTAGAGGCGGCGTTGAGATAAGTCCTCTCACCGTGTTATAAGAACTCGTTCGCGGAGATGGCGTTCTCCTTTAACCGCCCGCCGAGGCTGATGACGCCTACTTCAATTCAGGAGGTAGCGTCATGGAACAGCTCTGGTGGGAAGCGTCCCTATGGATCGCTCTTGCCCTTATCTCCAGCCTCTTTTCCTTGAGGCTGGGGATCTCGGTCGCTCTCATAGAACTCATCGTCGGCATCGCGGCCGGAAACACGTTTCGCCCAAGGGTTGAGGAGTGGGTCAACTTTCTGGCGAGTTTCGGCGCGCTTGTTTTAACCTTCCTGGCCGGCGCGGAACTTGAGAGCCGGACGTTAAAAAAGTTCTGGAAGGAAAGCCTGGTTCTCGGCATCCTTAGTTTTGCCGCTCCTTTTGGTTTAAGCTGGCTCGCAGCGGAGTTCCTTCTCGGCTGGGAACAAGGCGCCGCGCAGATCGCGGGCCTGGCCTTGTCGACAACGTCCGTAGCGGTGGTCTATGCCGTCATGCTGGAGAGCGGTCTCAACGAGAAACCCATCGGTAAGCTTATCCTTGCCGCCTGTTTCGTAACCGATCTCGGGACCGTGATCGCTCTTGGATTGCTCTTTACCAGTTTTGGTCCGCAGTTTTGGATTTTTGTCGGGATTACGATCGTCGCGCTGGTCTCGTTGCCCAAGTTCACCCGCTTCTATCTGATTCGCGTCAACGCCCACTCGAGCGAGCCGGAGGTCAAGTATGTTTATCTCGTTCTGCTGTTGCTTGCATACCTGGCCGTCGGCGGAGGAAGCGAAGGAGTGCTGCCCGCGTACCTCGTGGGCATGGTTCTCGCGGATACCTTTCTTGCAAACAAGGAGTTGATCAGACGCATGCGAGCCACGACCTTTGCTCTGCTGACGCCCTTTTATTTCCTAAAGGCCGGCAGCCTGGTTGACTTGAG
This region includes:
- a CDS encoding cation:proton antiporter, which produces MEQLWWEASLWIALALISSLFSLRLGISVALIELIVGIAAGNTFRPRVEEWVNFLASFGALVLTFLAGAELESRTLKKFWKESLVLGILSFAAPFGLSWLAAEFLLGWEQGAAQIAGLALSTTSVAVVYAVMLESGLNEKPIGKLILAACFVTDLGTVIALGLLFTSFGPQFWIFVGITIVALVSLPKFTRFYLIRVNAHSSEPEVKYVYLVLLLLAYLAVGGGSEGVLPAYLVGMVLADTFLANKELIRRMRATTFALLTPFYFLKAGSLVDLRAVLASLGLIVLFFFSKTAAKFLGLYPAGAAFGFARRVNLYTNLMMSTGLTFGTISALYGLTHGIITQDQYSVLVVTVILTAIVPTVIAQTFFEPKGKEREALFAQKGGKGNV